From Deltaproteobacteria bacterium:
GCCGCCGCCCTTCCGGCTCCTTAGAGCGTGGGACCACTGGCACCGGGAAGTCACGACCGCCCTGGAAGAATGCCAGAGTGCCGATTATATCCTGGTGCCCTCAGAATTTACCCGGCAAACTTTTCTGGAGCGGGGTTATCCACCTGAAAAGTTGGTCCTGCTTCCAAGGGGAGTGGATGTTAGCCGTTTCCGTCCCCAACCCTCCATAGATCGGGTGTTCCGGGTCTTGTTCGTAGGGCAACTATGTTTTCGAAAAGGCGTGCCTTATCTGTTGGAAGCCTGGCAGCGACTGGGATTTAAGAACGCCGAGTTAGTATTGGCGGGGTCGGTGCACGAGGAAATCCGACCACTTCTGGCCCATTATGAAGGAGAGCCGGGCATAAAAATCGAGGGCTTTGTGTCAGACCCGGTGCGGCTTTATAATAACAGTACGGTGTTCTGTTTCCCGTCGTTGGACGAAGGGAGCGCCAAGGTCACCTATGAGGCCATGGCCAGCGGCTTGCCGGTTATCGTCACTCCCGAGGCCGGTTCGGTGGCCCGCCATGGCATCGAGGGTCTGATCGTACCCAGCCAAACCGTGGAGCCATTGATGGCCTCCCTGAGCCAGTTTTATGAGGATCGCGGGTTGGCCGCAGAAATGGGCTTGAGGGCCCGGCACCGGGCCGAGCAGTTTACCTGGGAACATTACCGGGCTGGTCTGGTCTATTTTTATCGCCGGGTCAGCGGCATCGATAAGATACAGGCGGAAAATATTGCTGATGCAAGCCCTGAGGTTTGATGGCCAATTGCGTCTGGTCCAGGTGCCGCGGCCGCAGCCTCAGGCCGGGGAGGCCCTGATCCGCGTAAGGCTGGTGGGCCTGTGCCAGACCGATGTGGAAATCACTGGGGGCTATAAGCAGTTTCAGGGCATCTTGGGACATGAATTTGTCGGGCGGGTCGAGGCAGCTTCGGACCCGGCCTGGATCGGCCAGCGGGTGGTAGGGGAAATCAATATCGGCTGTGGTCAGTGTCTCCTTTGCCAGCGCGGGCAGTCGAAACACTGCCAGCAGCGCACGGTCCTGGGGATTAGCGGCCGGGATGGGGCCTTGGCCGAATATTTGACTCTGCCGCTGGCCAATCTGCACCAGGTGCCGGACTCGGTGCCGGATGCAGTTGCAGTGTTCACCGAGCCATTGGCTGCGGCCCTGGAAATCTTGGTCCAGGTGCCGATCTCCCCAACTTCTAAAGTCCTCATCGTGGGTGATGGCAAGTTGGGGCTACTCAGCGCCTTGGCTTTGCGGCTGACCGGCGCTGAACTGCACCTGGTGGGCCGACATCCGGAAAAAATGGCCCTGGTGGCCGCTTTAGGAGTGATTACTCATAAGGCCGACCACTTTGTTGGAGAAGAGGGCTCCGGGCCAGGTAGGATTTTCCCTCCTGATTTTGATCTGGTGGTCGAGTGCAGCGGCGCACCCGCCGGGTGGCACACCGCGCTGGCGGCAGTGCGCCCCCAGGGTTCTATTGTTGCCAAAAGCACTTATCAACAGACCCTGGAATTCAACCCGACCCTGCTGGTGGTACCGGAAGTGACGGTTATTGGTTCCCGTTGCGGGCCCTTTGCCCCGGCGCTGCGATTATTGGCTAATGGTCTGGTAAACCCCCGGCCGTTGATTTCCCGGACCTTCCCTCTGGCACAGGCCCGAGAGGCCTTGGAATATGCTCAGCAACCAGAGGTCTTAAAAGTATTGGTCGAGGTTACCTCAGATGGCAATTAAATATATTGATTACCGGGTCAAACCTAACCCCAATGTTCCCCAGGGCATGGCCTTAACCCGGCTGTGGGTGCTGTCCCCCATCTGGCAGGGGTCGCAATTAACTATCCAATACCCGGAGGGCGATGAAGAAATGTTGATCGGCTGGTCTACCGCTCTGAGTGGGTCTCCGGTTGATTTACAGGTCTTCTGGACCAGGCATGCAGAGGGAGCCCCGGCGGTTTGCCTGGCCATCGGCGGAGACGGCGGCTTGCGGGCGCTCAGTATGCCCGGCGCGGTCCGGCCAGAAAGCCTGAAGCTGCCCCCCGGAAGGGGCTATGCCCTGCTGGGTCTGGCCGAAAGCCTGATACCGGCGGCAGTGCTTAAAGTTATCGGTCCGACCCCGGAAATGACCATGAGGCCGGAGCCGCTCTTATTAACCTAAGC
This genomic window contains:
- a CDS encoding glycosyltransferase family 4 protein, with the protein product MAATNIPQLVYAAATRLGGVGLANVVQQAVVAAYRAQMLQKAIVYGYKPTEIPTALIKNVWLQPTKLFSGLPARYYYSLKRMYLDYITKGYLARQPPEIFHGWTHECWHSLKTAKQHGAIALLERNYCHPCHSQEMLAEEYRRRGQSWPPPPFRLLRAWDHWHREVTTALEECQSADYILVPSEFTRQTFLERGYPPEKLVLLPRGVDVSRFRPQPSIDRVFRVLFVGQLCFRKGVPYLLEAWQRLGFKNAELVLAGSVHEEIRPLLAHYEGEPGIKIEGFVSDPVRLYNNSTVFCFPSLDEGSAKVTYEAMASGLPVIVTPEAGSVARHGIEGLIVPSQTVEPLMASLSQFYEDRGLAAEMGLRARHRAEQFTWEHYRAGLVYFYRRVSGIDKIQAENIADASPEV
- a CDS encoding alcohol dehydrogenase catalytic domain-containing protein translates to MQALRFDGQLRLVQVPRPQPQAGEALIRVRLVGLCQTDVEITGGYKQFQGILGHEFVGRVEAASDPAWIGQRVVGEINIGCGQCLLCQRGQSKHCQQRTVLGISGRDGALAEYLTLPLANLHQVPDSVPDAVAVFTEPLAAALEILVQVPISPTSKVLIVGDGKLGLLSALALRLTGAELHLVGRHPEKMALVAALGVITHKADHFVGEEGSGPGRIFPPDFDLVVECSGAPAGWHTALAAVRPQGSIVAKSTYQQTLEFNPTLLVVPEVTVIGSRCGPFAPALRLLANGLVNPRPLISRTFPLAQAREALEYAQQPEVLKVLVEVTSDGN